The Limosilactobacillus panis DNA segment ACTTTGGATTCCTGAATACAAGACTTGGCGTTTGAACGAACGTCACTACGGTGCTCTTCAAGGCCACAACAAGAAGAAGGCTGCTGAAAAGTACGGTGACGAACAAGTTCACATTTGGCGTCGTTCATACGATGTTTTGCCACCACTGCTGAGTGCGGATGACGAAGGTTCTGCTGCTAAGGACCGTCGCTACGCCAGCTTGGACCCACGGGCTATTCCTGGTGGTGAAAACTTGAAGGTTACCCTGGAACGGGTTATTCCTTTGTGGCAAGACCAAATTGCTCCAAAGCTGCTTGACGGTAAGAACGTTATCATTGCTGCCCACGGTAACTCCCTGCGTGCTTTGAGCAAGTACATCGAAAACATTTCTGACGAAGACATTATGAAACTGGAAATGGCTACTGGCCAACCAGTTGTCTACGACTTCGACGACAAGCTCAACGTATTGAGCAAGGAAAAGTACTAAAAAAGAAGAGGACGGAAAATAAGCTTCTCGGCG contains these protein-coding regions:
- a CDS encoding 2,3-diphosphoglycerate-dependent phosphoglycerate mutase — protein: MAKLVLIRHGQSEWNLSNQFTGWVDVDLSEKGVEQAKNAGKTLKEHGIEFDYAYTSVLKRAIKTLHYALEECDQLWIPEYKTWRLNERHYGALQGHNKKKAAEKYGDEQVHIWRRSYDVLPPLLSADDEGSAAKDRRYASLDPRAIPGGENLKVTLERVIPLWQDQIAPKLLDGKNVIIAAHGNSLRALSKYIENISDEDIMKLEMATGQPVVYDFDDKLNVLSKEKY